GCCTGGATGTACGCCTTGAAGACAGTATTCATTCGATGGAGCGCATCTCCGTAGTTGTCGGCAACGTAAAGTACCTCGGGCACCAGCAGCAGGAAGATGCCGAGTGCGGCCAACGCGAGGACAGGCCGGTCGCTCCCCGCACCTGCTCCGATCGCGGACACGACCAGAATCAACAGGACGACCGCGAGAATGACCGATGTCGGCCGTCCGGTCGCCGCCGCTAGTACCGCGGTGGCGGCCAAAACAAGCAGCAGCACGGAGCGTGACACCACCGGATCGGTTCCCAACATCGAACCGAGAAGAGCGAAGGCGGCGATACACACCGGGACCAGCAGGCAACCGGCATAGAGCAGCAGGTGGCCCGGATCGGTCCACGCGAACACCGGCTTGATGCCCTGAAAGAATGGTTCAAACCCGAGGTGGAACGGTGCTGTGGCCAGCCAGCCGCAGAGAGCTACGGCGGCAATCGACAACCACCTGCGAACTCCCTCCCCAATCGGCCAGTGCCAGCGATCGCCGCTTGCGACCAGAAGCAACGCGATCGCGGCCAGAGTCGGTGGCATGGCCCATGGGTTCGCTGCCCAGGTCACACCGAAGAGCAGGCCCAGGGACACGACCTGAAGAACATCGGGCCCTTTTTTCCCCGCCTGCCAGGCCAACAACAATGCGAGGCATGTCAAAGGCATCGAAAGCAGATGAGGATGGAGATCGCCAAGATGAAACGTGAACAGCGGCCATTCCGTGATCGTGTCAGGAATCTGTCGCGATGATTGCCAGTAATCGAGCCCGGCGATGTTTTGCCCTGCAAACAGCTGTCGCATTCCGTCCGGTGTTCCCGCGAGGAGCCCGAAGAAAGTCACAAGCAAACCAGAGACGTGACTGCCTCCCGCGCGTCGACCCAACATCCAAAGCAGCGAACCGACCATCCCACCGATGATGCCGACAATCAGGTTGTAGCCAAACTCCAGCGGCAGGCCGCTCAGCCATAACGGAATCGTCCATAACAGCGCCCCCCAGTAGTAATACGGGAGAACCTCGCCCGCGAGCCACATATCGGGCGGCGGAAAACTTTCGCCCCGAAGCAAGGTCGCAAATATCCCCATATCCATCGGCTTCTCGGTGAAGGAAATCTGAGGATGATCGAGGCGAATGAAGATGATTATCGCCGCGACCACGAGGAAAATGGCCTCTGCAGCGAGGACGCTCCGCCATTCCCGTCGACGCCACACCTCCCGGGTCCCGACCGCCGCCAACAACACGAGGGCGACAGCACCGACGACCTTCCACTGGCGCAACCCGAGCACGCCAGTCCACCAGGCCGGAAGGGCCACCAGCAGGAGGCCGGCCACTCGTCCACCAGCCCACGATTCGAGGTCGTCCAGGCCGAGGCGAACCAGCACGCCATACCCGCCGAGCCCTGCAACCGTGACCGCCAACAGGAAAAATAGGATGGTCATGCTTGAACTCATTGTAGCCCTATGGTGCAGAGGCGGGAAAAGGTGGTTTGGGAAAGGTCTCCCCTGCCGCCTGCCTCAACCGGCGCGCTCAATCTCCAGGAGGTGTTGCACCAGCACCTCGGCCAGCTCCTCGCCCAGGCGCAGAAAGACGGCGACGCCCGTCTGACCCAGGTCGTCTTCGTGAACGCCAGCCGTCACCACCGTGACCCGCCCCAGCGCTTGGGTGACGCGTGAGGCGATCCCGCGGGCAATCGGTTCCTCTTTGTGCGGTGGGATGGTGAGCACCGAGCAGGAAGCTGACCGCGCCTCCGGTCGGTTCTTCGAGTGAATCGGCTGGGCCAGCACGACGCAGCCAACATGTGGCCGATCTCCTCCTCCAACGACGATTACGAAATCCTCACCGGCCTCGGCCACGCGCGCCCACAACTCGCGCCCGCTCTCACCATCCTCGACCCTCACTCGTGTTCCTCGCACGACGACCTCCGTTCACTATATGATCGGCATTGTATTTCGTTCGCTTCGGGGAGACGGATGAAAGCGAGGCAGAATACCAGGGCTGTTGCGGTAGGCGACCTCACCATCGGTGGCGGCGCTCCCATCGTGGTCCAGACGATGACCGACACCGACACTGCCGACGCGGAAGCGACTGCCGCCCAATGCATCGAGCTCGCCGACGCCGGAGCAGAGCTGGTGCGCGTTTCGATCGACACCGCCGAGGCGGCTGCCGCTGTTCCCGAGATACGGCACCGCCTTGATGATCTGGGGCGAAACACACCCTTGGTCGGTGACTTCCACTTCAACGGCCACCAGCTCCTCAGGGAGTTTCCGGGCTGCGCGGCGTCGCTCTCCAAGTACCGCATCAATCCGGGAACCGTTGGCAAGGGATTGCCCCGAGATAGGCATTTTGCAGAGATCTGCGAGATCGCCCTGGATCACGGCGTGCCGATCAGGATTGGGGTCAACGCAGGATCATTGGATTCAGGCCTCCTCGCCTCGCGGATGGAAGATAACGCGGGCCGCCAACGCAGCTTGAGCTCGACCGAGATCGTTGACGAATGCATCGTCCTGTCGGCCCTGCGATCGGTCGAGGCTGCCCTCGATGCAGGCCTCACGGAAGACTGCATCGTGCTCTCGGCCAAGCTTTCCTCCCCGCCGCGCCTGATATCGGTCTACCGAAATCTGGCCGCACGCACCGATCAACCTCTTCACGTCGGCCTGACCGAGGCCGGCATGGGAGTTCGAGGACTGACCTGGTCATCGACCGCTCTGGCGGTGCTTTTGGCCGAAGGCATCGGCGACACGATCCGCGTTTCCCTGACACCGGAACCCGACAGAGGTCGAACTGACGAGGTGCGGGCGGCCTGCGAGATTCTCCAGGCTCTGGGGCTGCGCTCGTTCGCCCCGTCGGTCACCGCCTGCCCGGGTTGCGGCCGTACTGCCAACAACCGGTTTCAGGAGTTGACGTCATCAGTCGAGGGGCACGTCAGCGCACGGCTCGCTGTTTGGCGGCAGAATCGTCCCGGCTTCGAGGACATGACACTCGCAGTCATGGGATGTGTCGTGAACGGGCCCGGAGAATCAAAGGCCGCGGATATCGGCATCAGCCTGCCGGGCAAAGGCGAAGAGCCCCGATGCCCGGTCTATGTGGGCGGGCGGCTGCTCACGACATTGCAGGGGACGCCGAACGAGATCGCAGCCAGCTTCCTCGAAATCGTCGACGACTACGTGGAGCGCAAATACCCGGGAGGTGCCCAGTGATCCGAACATCCGTTTTCTTCGCCCTGTTGCCGTTGATCTTTGTCTTCGTGACCGGGTTCACCTCCGAAGTGCAAGGCCCCACCCGCGCCGAGGTCGAGGCGATGATGGGAATGCGCTCCGACGGAGACCGGGTTCGCGGGCAGATGGACACCGTTGGATTCGTGGTTGACGAGCGCGCAGCGGAAGAGGTCGTTTCAACCGCAATCGCGCTCGAGGAAAAAAGCCTCGCGGTGCAGGATCAACGCCTCGGAGGCACCGGTGGCGGGCGTTTCATCGGTGGCGTCTGCCCGCACGACGACCACCTCTACGCGAGCCGCGTCTACGTCCACCTCACCGAACGCATCGACGCGCCAGTCGTTCTGCTGATCGGCGTGTTTCACAGGGCAAAGGCATGGGATCTTCGTAATCGCATCGTTTTCGACCGATTCGAAGCGTGGCACGGTCCCTGGGGCGACATCGAGGTCGATCCACTGCGCGCCAATCTGATCGACGCTCTCCCGGCCCAGAGTTTCGTCGTCGACAATGCCATGCATTGTCGCGAACACTCCCTGGAGGCGATCATTCCTTTTCTCCAGAAAAATCATCCGACGAGAACCATCGTGCCGATCCTGGTGCCGCACATGGGATGGAACCGCATGGGAGAATTGTCGGACCAGCTGGCCGGCGCACTCGCGGACATCATGAACGCCAGAAAGTGGCGACTTGGGAAAGATGTCGCGGTGGTCGTTTCGAGTGACGCCGTGCATTACGGACCAGACTTCGATCACGCACCGTTCGGGACCGACGCCCGGGCCTACGAGCAGGCCGTCGCGCGTGATCTTCGGCTTGCCGGCGAGTATCTCACCGGCCCTCTCGACTCACGGAAGCTCCACGGTTTCTTCGACACTCTCGTGGACTCCGCCGACCTCGAGTACCGCCTGCCGTGGTGCGGCCGATTCTCGATTCCCTTCGGGCTCGAGCTCTTGCGCAAGGTTTCGCTGGCTGTAGAAGGCTCGGTTCCGCAGGGCGAATTGCTGAGGTACGGGACCAGCATCTCCGAACCCGAGCTCCCGGTTTCAGAGGCGGTGCGTGCTACTGGCCTCGGCTACACTGCGCCCTCGAATCTCCACCATTGGGTCGGCTACGCCGCCGTCGGATACTCCATGCCGGAGCGCTGAAAGGCGAACAGTTCCGGTGCTTAGGACCAGACCAGCCACAGATCTAGGACGGTGATATCCGCCTTCTTCGCCTTGATCGCCTTCTCCTCGATCTGTTCCGCCTTCTCTTCGGACTCTGATGCGATCCGGTCGATCTCCTGCTGGAGCTCGCCCGCGAGCGAATCGAGCTCGTCCTGGATGCGCTCGATCTCGTGCAGGGACTCGGTGACCGCCCCCTCCGCCGTTTTACGCATGCGACGCTTGCTGGCAGTGGATTTCATCTTCGAAGCAGCCTTCTTCGACGCCGAGCGTGCGGATCGGGATCCGAGCAGCACGTCGAACAGGCCCTCGACGATGCCCATCTTCTCCTCCGCCTTCCTCGCATCGAGTCGGGTTTGATCCCTGTCGAGCTCGTCACGCTCCCGGTCGAGCCGCTTGCGAAGGGTTTTCATCTTTCCCTCGTAACGCGCACGAACACGATCCTGGGTTTGGTCGTCCGCCGTGTCGGCGGCCTGCAGGCATCGGGAGACGAACCCCTCTCGTGTTTCGTTTTCCTCCGCCACCATCTTGAGGTTCTCGTTGACCAGCATTATCAGCGGGCGGCGTGCGCGCCAGGCGACGAAATCTCTCTCCGCCATTTCCAGCTCACCTGAAAGCTGGCCAGGTGCTGCCGCCGGGAAACGCATTCCATCAGGAGGATCGTCCACTAGGCGCGGCGCTCCCTGCAGGAGCTCCCCATCCTCCCATTCGATACGACCGTCGTCATCAATCGGGAATCGCCAGACCTCCTCCAGCTCGCGATACAGGTCGAGGGTGACTCTTTCGACGCTGAGTCGATCGTGCACTACCACCGCGGGCACAGCCAGCCCGGTGGCTCCGGCGGCATAGGATACTTGAACGGAAGCCGGTATTACCGGCGCTTTCGCTGCAGAATCCGGCCTCGTCTCCTCCTGCCTCACGGGCTCTGACCTGTGCTGGGCCGACTGTCTTTCGATCAACGGCCCCATTTCGGCAAGTGTGACCGGACCTCTGAGATAACTCATCGCCCATCGCGAGGAAAACGCGCGAAACGGTTGCTCGTCGCGGACATCCGTCAGCAGAAACTCGCGTTTTCCAAGCGCAGCCACGGCATCATCCGCTTCCCGGCCGTCCAGAAGATTCGACATCCCGAGGCCCTCGAGCGCGCGCTCCCGGTCCCTGTCAGTGATGAGCCGCCCAACCAGCTTGATACCGGCATTGCCGAGCGCCTTGTAGTCGAGGTCGACCGGATTTTGGGTCGCCATCCACGCACCCACTCCGTATGCGCGCCCCTGCTTGAACAGGGTCAGCAGAGGGGCCTTGGTGGGAGGATTCCTGGGATACGGGGGGATGATGCCCTGCACCTCGTCCATGTACATCAGCGCCCGCAGCCGCGAAGACGCGGGCTGCCGACGCATCCAGGCGACAAGCTCGGAGGTCAGCAGGCCGATGATGAACAGGCGCTCACGCTCGTCAAGATGTGCCACCGAGACGATGCTGGCTCGGGGATTGGCGGCGTCACCCAGGAGATGTTCCATGTCCATCGGCATGCCCTCGGTCCAGGCCGAGAACGCCGGGCTCGCCAGCAGGGTATTGAGCCGCATGACAAGCTTCATGCGGTCGTCTCGCGGGAAGTAACTCTCCATCGGCAGGGCGCCGAGCGTGTCCATCGGGGGGTCCGCGAGGCTCGAGAGGAGGCCCGGCAAGTCGAGGGGTTCCGCCCTTCGCCAATGTTCGAGGATGACCGAGGCGGTAAGGGCATGATCTCTATCGGATAACGGGTCGCCGCCGAGCCCGACCAGCGAGAGAATGGCGGATGCGACACCGTTAACCCGATCAGTGGCGGCATCCGGATCGCCGTCAGGGTCCCACCCTTCGGGCGCGCTGAGCGCGGGCAGAATATCGACAGGCGCCACCGAACCTGCACCCGGCGTCAACAGCTGCCAGGCAACGCCGTCCTGCACTCGGCGCATGTCATCCGGCCCGAGCCCCGATCCTTCCAATCCTTTGCGCCAGAATTCGGCCTGCTCGGAGGCCACCTCCATGCGGTCACGGCCCACGACCGCATCGGGCGGCAACCACGGTGCAAATTCTTCACCGGACAGGGACGGGAAGTTGAGCAGGAGATCGACCATGTCCCCCTTGAGGTCAATGACCAGCAGAGGGATGCCCAGTGCGCCGAGTTCCTCGAGGGCCACGATCCCGAGACCGGTTTTCCCGGACCCGGTCATCCCCACGCATACCGCGTGTGTAGTCAGGTGATTCATATCGAGGGTCTCGCGCTCGCCCGCGGCGATCTCTGTGCCCAGGTAAAGGTCATGTTCTGCCATTCGGCGCTCCTGTCGTGCGGTGCTTCTGCGTTTCGAGAATTATAACTACTCGCAAAATCGAAATCGCGTTGCTATAGTGTCCGCCACACTACCGCGCAAGGAAAGGAGCGCCAGACATGGGACTGTTCGATATGTTCGGCAAAGGCCTCGACGAGAAGGTGGGCGACGCGCTCAAGGAGATCGAGGCAACGACCCCGGGCGTGAGCGACCTCGGCGCCGAAATACACGACGAGACCGTCACGCTCACAGGAACAGCAACCAGCCGCGAAGCCGCCGATGCCGTGATGACCAGGCTCGACGCAGAGGTCAAGACGGATAACATCGTCAACGCCATAAAGGTCGAGAAACCGGCCCCACCCGAGCCGGAACCGGCACCCGCGCCCGAGGTCCGCACATACACGGTGCAACCGGGTGACACTCTCGGCGCGATCGCTCAGCAACACTATGGCAGGGCAAGCGACTACATGAAGATCTACGAGGCGAACCGGGACATCCTCGATAACCCGGATCTCATCAAACCCGGTCAAGAGCTGAAGATTCCGTAATACGCGGAGTCTTCAGCCGGCGACAACGCGACAGCCGACCTCCTCGATATCGGCCGCAACCACGCGCCCGGTGACGGAAGCCGCCTGCAGCGCTTGTGAAATCACCTCGCGTGATTTCCGGGGGTGCCAGACCAGCACACTGCCGCCGCCGCCGGCACCGCATGCCTTGATCGCCGCAGCGCCCGCCGCGATCCCCGCGTCCACCACGGACTCGAGATCCGGCGGGCATACTTCAGGCGCCAGCCGCTTGCGTGCCTCCCACTCCGCAGCGATCGCCTCACCAACCCCATGCTCGTCTCGGGCTAGCAATTCCTTCCTGCAATACCGCGCAGCATCCGCAATTGCCCCCAGGGCGTCGGTGGTGTTGCGGTCGAGATCGAGTCGTCGGCGAATGACCTGCCAGTTGACCATACCCGAGTGATGCGAAATCCCGGTGTCGAAGATGGTCAGCCGGTCTCCCACCCAGCGAGGCTGGACGGGGAGTGGCTCGACTCGCTCGCCTCCCGGTTCATGGTGGATGGCGAGCACGCCGCCCCGTACGGACGCCCAGTGATCCTGAAGGCCGGTGGGTACTCCGAGAATTCGTGCCTCCAGATCGCGCGCGAGCATGACCAGCCGTTCGTCGGGCATGTCCTCCCCGAGTGCTGCGAGTATGCCGCGTGCGAGCGCAACCGCATAAGCGGAGGAACCACCGAGGCCGGAGCCCAGCGATGCCTGCGAATGAACACGCACGCGAACCCCGCCGGCCGGTCGAATGGCGAGTGCAACCGCGGCTGACAGATCCGTTGCCTCGGCCGACCGGTCAAGACGGTTCCAGTCCGCATCGCCCAACGCGTGCCAGACCTCTCCTTCGGGCGCTTCGAGATCGACATCCATCCGAACCATCACCGGGATCGCTGCGTTGACCGTCACCGATCCCGGGTGCAGCATCCCCAACGGCCAGATATCGAGCGTCCCGCCCGCCAGGTCCGCACGGCAGGGAGATTCGACCCGCATGGTGGCGTTCAACAGCGCGCTCCGACTGGAGGAGGTTCATTCTCGATGAGCGAAAGAACGGCCAACGCGTGCGACAGGAAGCGCTGTAACCGTTCTTCCGAGAGTGGTTTCACGGGTGGTGACGATATCCTCAGCGGATTGATCCACTTGCCGTTCAGGGTCACGCGGTAGTCGAGGTGGGGGCCGGTGGAAAGTCCGGTCGAGCCGACGTATCCGATGACCTGACCCTGGCTCACGCGAGCCCCTCGTCGAATTCCTTTGCCGTATCGGCTGAGATGCAGGTAGTTGGTCTGGTACCCGTTGGTATGCCGGACCGTCACCATGTTTCCGCCGCCACCTTTACGTCCGGCGAAAGTGACGGTCCCGTCGGCTGTGACCAGAACGGGGGTTCCAACTGGTGCGCCATAGTCAACTCCGTAGTGCGGCATGCGTCGCCGCAATACCGGGTGGAACCGACTCATGCTGAAGCGGGACGTAACTCTGCTGAACTTGAGCGGCGATCGCAGGAACTGTTTGCGAAGCGGCCGGCCCTCTAGATCGTAGTAACCAAGACGCCCTTCATCGTCGGGGTATGCGACCGCATTGAGGGTTCGATCACCGTTGACGAAACGCGCCGCGTACAGCGTTCCCCAACCGTAGAAATCGCCTTCGATCATCTGCCGTTCGGCCACCACGACGAATGTATCGCCCTTGCGCAGGTCACGCAGGAAATCAACGTCCCACTGATAGACCTCAGCCATGCGCACCGCCAGCTCCGGTCCACCTCCCGCTTGTTCCACCGCACCGAAGAGAGACGATTCGATGACTCCCTCGAGCCGCACGACGTCACTTTCGATCGGTCGCTCGATACGCGAAACGACGATGCCATCCGGGCCCGC
Above is a window of Acidobacteriota bacterium DNA encoding:
- a CDS encoding DUF2298 domain-containing protein; this translates as MTILFFLLAVTVAGLGGYGVLVRLGLDDLESWAGGRVAGLLLVALPAWWTGVLGLRQWKVVGAVALVLLAAVGTREVWRRREWRSVLAAEAIFLVVAAIIIFIRLDHPQISFTEKPMDMGIFATLLRGESFPPPDMWLAGEVLPYYYWGALLWTIPLWLSGLPLEFGYNLIVGIIGGMVGSLLWMLGRRAGGSHVSGLLVTFFGLLAGTPDGMRQLFAGQNIAGLDYWQSSRQIPDTITEWPLFTFHLGDLHPHLLSMPLTCLALLLAWQAGKKGPDVLQVVSLGLLFGVTWAANPWAMPPTLAAIALLLVASGDRWHWPIGEGVRRWLSIAAVALCGWLATAPFHLGFEPFFQGIKPVFAWTDPGHLLLYAGCLLVPVCIAAFALLGSMLGTDPVVSRSVLLLVLAATAVLAAATGRPTSVILAVVLLILVVSAIGAGAGSDRPVLALAALGIFLLLVPEVLYVADNYGDALHRMNTVFKAYIQAWPLLAISLPVMLHLGLRRPAARVAVLGICVVLALPHLVGVIVQQLKAEERGLDGIAWMSPGDQALVRALRREPPGTQMIEAVGGAYTEYARLSAASGVPAYLGWANHESVWRGNDILEETDRRHELVSRLYSCADPTEVRRLAHDAGIDLVAIGSLEHEDYSPDQLRAVAAAGDVVFEKDGGILVRFATPDAR
- the ispG gene encoding flavodoxin-dependent (E)-4-hydroxy-3-methylbut-2-enyl-diphosphate synthase; this translates as MKARQNTRAVAVGDLTIGGGAPIVVQTMTDTDTADAEATAAQCIELADAGAELVRVSIDTAEAAAAVPEIRHRLDDLGRNTPLVGDFHFNGHQLLREFPGCAASLSKYRINPGTVGKGLPRDRHFAEICEIALDHGVPIRIGVNAGSLDSGLLASRMEDNAGRQRSLSSTEIVDECIVLSALRSVEAALDAGLTEDCIVLSAKLSSPPRLISVYRNLAARTDQPLHVGLTEAGMGVRGLTWSSTALAVLLAEGIGDTIRVSLTPEPDRGRTDEVRAACEILQALGLRSFAPSVTACPGCGRTANNRFQELTSSVEGHVSARLAVWRQNRPGFEDMTLAVMGCVVNGPGESKAADIGISLPGKGEEPRCPVYVGGRLLTTLQGTPNEIAASFLEIVDDYVERKYPGGAQ
- the amrB gene encoding AmmeMemoRadiSam system protein B; the encoded protein is MIRTSVFFALLPLIFVFVTGFTSEVQGPTRAEVEAMMGMRSDGDRVRGQMDTVGFVVDERAAEEVVSTAIALEEKSLAVQDQRLGGTGGGRFIGGVCPHDDHLYASRVYVHLTERIDAPVVLLIGVFHRAKAWDLRNRIVFDRFEAWHGPWGDIEVDPLRANLIDALPAQSFVVDNAMHCREHSLEAIIPFLQKNHPTRTIVPILVPHMGWNRMGELSDQLAGALADIMNARKWRLGKDVAVVVSSDAVHYGPDFDHAPFGTDARAYEQAVARDLRLAGEYLTGPLDSRKLHGFFDTLVDSADLEYRLPWCGRFSIPFGLELLRKVSLAVEGSVPQGELLRYGTSISEPELPVSEAVRATGLGYTAPSNLHHWVGYAAVGYSMPER
- a CDS encoding LysM peptidoglycan-binding domain-containing protein → MGLFDMFGKGLDEKVGDALKEIEATTPGVSDLGAEIHDETVTLTGTATSREAADAVMTRLDAEVKTDNIVNAIKVEKPAPPEPEPAPAPEVRTYTVQPGDTLGAIAQQHYGRASDYMKIYEANRDILDNPDLIKPGQELKIP
- a CDS encoding peptidoglycan DD-metalloendopeptidase family protein; this encodes MHRYSALITVLTFALSAGVILSAASCGGENSTAATIEPVDVARLTAFHPPVRTVVVSGDTIESVCQRLAGEDWTQWRDAVVSEMDPRRLFPGTEFRGICSPSGTLERLEIMIDRRNELHFAAGPDGIVVSRIERPIESDVVRLEGVIESSLFGAVEQAGGGPELAVRMAEVYQWDVDFLRDLRKGDTFVVVAERQMIEGDFYGWGTLYAARFVNGDRTLNAVAYPDDEGRLGYYDLEGRPLRKQFLRSPLKFSRVTSRFSMSRFHPVLRRRMPHYGVDYGAPVGTPVLVTADGTVTFAGRKGGGGNMVTVRHTNGYQTNYLHLSRYGKGIRRGARVSQGQVIGYVGSTGLSTGPHLDYRVTLNGKWINPLRISSPPVKPLSEERLQRFLSHALAVLSLIENEPPPVGARC